The following are from one region of the Hydrogenimonas sp. SS33 genome:
- a CDS encoding rhodanese-like domain-containing protein has product MATLDQNIVERIESAIRLDKEKPELGNVNMEKAMELIRDVGAVLLDVRPPAKVNGDNAEEADIPDAYYTPYPEFTNYLDILPQDKTAPIVVACLKGWFANRVMGYLEALGYENVYVLGANIEDLIAAHKAHKK; this is encoded by the coding sequence ATGGCAACACTGGATCAAAATATCGTCGAGCGGATTGAATCGGCTATCCGTCTGGACAAAGAGAAACCGGAGCTTGGAAACGTCAACATGGAAAAAGCGATGGAGCTGATCCGTGATGTGGGAGCGGTCCTGCTGGATGTCCGCCCCCCGGCCAAAGTGAATGGTGATAATGCGGAAGAGGCGGACATTCCCGATGCCTACTATACCCCCTACCCCGAATTCACCAACTACCTGGACATTCTTCCGCAGGACAAAACGGCTCCCATCGTGGTCGCCTGCCTGAAAGGGTGGTTTGCCAACCGCGTCATGGGATACCTGGAAGCCCTCGGCTATGAGAACGTCTATGTCCTGGGCGCCAACATCGAAGACCTCATCGCCGCCCACAAGGCCCACAAGAAGTAA
- a CDS encoding DUF692 domain-containing protein: protein MIPQGCGLGLREPFFKTIGRYEGRIDFLEIVPENMMHMNEKEAKRFAQIRERFPVIAHGLSLSLGDTVHLDVAHLKRLKSFLDRYGIETYSEHLSFTSLNGVQSYELLPLPMTEGMVKAVTEKIAKIEEILARPLVIENPTYYTVLPSTMEESDFIGEILERSGAKLLLDINNVYVNAFNHGFDARAFIDALDLERVAYCHVAGHLEYREDLFIDTHGMPVKEAVWDLMAYVMAKKRLPVMLERDNNIPPLDELMKEFDRMKEIRDAA, encoded by the coding sequence ATGATACCGCAAGGATGCGGGCTCGGCCTGCGGGAACCTTTCTTCAAAACGATCGGCCGTTACGAAGGCCGGATCGATTTTTTGGAGATCGTGCCCGAAAACATGATGCACATGAACGAAAAGGAGGCGAAGCGGTTCGCTCAGATCCGCGAGCGTTTTCCGGTGATAGCCCACGGGCTTTCGCTCTCGCTGGGAGATACGGTGCATCTGGACGTCGCCCACCTGAAACGGCTCAAGAGTTTTCTGGACCGCTACGGGATCGAAACCTACTCCGAGCATCTGAGTTTCACGTCGCTCAACGGAGTGCAGAGTTACGAACTGCTCCCCCTGCCCATGACCGAGGGGATGGTGAAAGCGGTGACGGAGAAGATCGCGAAGATCGAAGAGATTCTGGCGCGTCCTCTCGTCATCGAAAATCCCACCTACTATACGGTCCTGCCGTCGACGATGGAGGAGAGTGATTTTATCGGTGAAATTTTGGAGCGCAGCGGTGCGAAGCTGCTTCTGGACATCAACAATGTCTATGTCAACGCCTTCAACCACGGTTTCGACGCCAGAGCCTTCATCGACGCCCTCGACCTGGAACGCGTCGCCTACTGCCACGTCGCCGGACACCTGGAGTATCGGGAGGATCTCTTCATCGATACCCACGGGATGCCGGTCAAAGAGGCGGTATGGGATCTGATGGCCTATGTGATGGCGAAAAAGAGGCTTCCGGTGATGCTCGAGCGCGACAACAACATTCCGCCGCTGGACGAGCTGATGAAAGAGTTCGACCGGATGAAGGAGATCCGCGATGCAGCCTGA
- a CDS encoding DNA-binding domain-containing protein, giving the protein MQPERAIQADFFDAVRGAGGNADRFGNAEIYRKLIFYRFEETLSAAYPLFKKEVGKRRWKRWVKGYIAQNPETPFMWRMPEGFGKYVRKEMKKKGMKRRRYRRDLLWFEWNEVAAMMAPSPIKSAKRVDFSRVYRRGESVRMRRLRHPAMLGKREPKAVYPTLVHQTGDGGVAWRILTPFLYELIRACDGKRPLGKIVCSLCRSGDIDEKSARKVLQKGLRAFLKQGVLTPVH; this is encoded by the coding sequence ATGCAGCCTGAAAGAGCGATCCAGGCGGACTTTTTCGATGCCGTCCGCGGCGCGGGCGGGAACGCGGACCGGTTCGGCAATGCGGAGATCTACCGGAAGCTCATATTCTACCGCTTCGAGGAGACGCTTTCCGCGGCCTATCCGCTCTTTAAAAAAGAGGTGGGGAAGCGGAGGTGGAAGAGGTGGGTGAAGGGCTATATCGCGCAAAATCCCGAGACGCCGTTCATGTGGCGGATGCCCGAAGGTTTCGGGAAATATGTCCGCAAAGAGATGAAGAAAAAGGGGATGAAACGACGGCGCTACCGTCGCGATCTGCTCTGGTTCGAATGGAACGAAGTGGCGGCGATGATGGCGCCTTCGCCGATCAAAAGCGCCAAGCGGGTGGACTTTTCCAGGGTCTACCGGCGCGGGGAGTCGGTGCGTATGCGGCGCCTGCGTCACCCCGCCATGCTTGGTAAAAGAGAACCGAAAGCCGTCTACCCGACCCTTGTGCATCAGACCGGGGACGGGGGCGTGGCGTGGCGCATCCTGACCCCGTTCTTGTATGAACTGATTCGCGCCTGTGACGGAAAGCGGCCGCTCGGAAAGATCGTTTGCTCCCTCTGCCGCAGCGGGGATATCGATGAGAAAAGCGCGAGGAAGGTTCTTCAGAAGGGCTTGCGCGCTTTTTTGAAACAGGGTGTGCTGACACCCGTCCACTGA
- a CDS encoding DoxX family protein, with protein sequence MAFKQLYTEFSRLAGYFKSISLLLMRLVLAYGFYEPAMMKWSDISAVAEWFGSIGIPFPALNAYMAATTELTGVVLLALGLLTRLISIPLIVVMVVAIVTVHLSNGFSAGNNGFEIPLYYMVMLFALFAHGPGRFSLDRLIFKEEA encoded by the coding sequence ATGGCATTCAAACAGCTCTATACGGAGTTTTCCCGTCTCGCGGGCTATTTCAAAAGCATTTCGCTGCTGCTGATGCGACTGGTTCTGGCCTACGGTTTCTACGAACCGGCGATGATGAAGTGGAGCGACATCTCCGCCGTGGCCGAATGGTTCGGATCGATCGGGATACCCTTTCCCGCACTCAACGCCTACATGGCGGCGACGACCGAGCTAACGGGGGTGGTGCTTCTTGCGCTGGGCCTTCTGACACGGCTCATTTCGATACCGCTCATCGTCGTGATGGTCGTGGCGATCGTCACGGTCCATCTTTCCAACGGATTTTCCGCGGGGAACAACGGTTTCGAGATTCCGCTCTACTATATGGTGATGCTTTTCGCACTCTTCGCGCACGGCCCGGGGCGTTTCAGCCTCGACAGGTTGATATTCAAAGAGGAGGCGTAG
- a CDS encoding FMN-binding glutamate synthase family protein: MEELLEYMKGPHGVDPLPLFFKILFFVAALSAAALFVYDRYVQRHNQLLINYPLIGRLRYFFYLIRDPMRQYFGDEKFYESFDKVKWVYDAAEGKKLFTSFSPGESVDTGTMGLKNALKVLNKEEVSDRFSVLFGKDLPHPFRSRSIVMRSAMSDGAVSPEATQAFSKGAYLGKFPINTGEGSLTTNFFYTHRCDPREHRWFEYHEGTWFAKGLYHLVGFLFNKRMAVNLYRGLILPEKEAETYLFDRAHMLCFRVDWRRPVEDFPEEVPEDLPDIVFQMGSGLYGVRDAGGAFDEERYRKVMRFCRMSEIKLAQGAKQTGGKLLACKVTEAIAWYRGVEPYKDLFSPDRFPYFDSIGGLFDFIGRLKRVSGKPVGVKIVISSRDDIIPIAEAIRQRIDARSPDYPDFLTIDGGEGGSGTAPLEMMMRVGLNIRDALYLADTALREKGVRGAVRLIASEKVLTPDDVVILRALGADMIAIARGFMMSAGCIRARECSGAGGRRCPVGLATQDRARRASFLVEQKARRVARYHESLLEGCRGLLAVMGKRSIDEVGRDDLFFKEAGGRVYENLDDYFDDNFIGTRR, from the coding sequence ATGGAGGAGCTCCTCGAATATATGAAGGGCCCCCACGGGGTGGATCCGCTGCCTCTCTTTTTCAAGATACTCTTCTTCGTCGCGGCGCTGTCGGCCGCGGCACTCTTCGTGTATGACCGGTATGTGCAGCGGCACAACCAGCTTCTCATCAACTACCCTCTCATCGGACGCCTGCGATACTTCTTCTACCTGATACGCGATCCGATGCGTCAATATTTCGGTGACGAGAAATTCTACGAATCGTTCGACAAGGTGAAATGGGTCTACGATGCGGCCGAAGGAAAGAAGCTCTTTACGTCGTTTTCTCCCGGAGAATCGGTCGACACGGGAACGATGGGGCTGAAAAACGCGTTGAAGGTTCTCAACAAGGAGGAGGTCTCCGACCGGTTTTCCGTCCTGTTCGGGAAAGATCTGCCCCATCCTTTCCGAAGCCGTTCCATCGTGATGCGCAGCGCCATGAGCGACGGCGCCGTCTCGCCCGAAGCGACGCAGGCGTTCAGCAAGGGGGCCTACCTGGGGAAATTTCCCATCAACACGGGAGAGGGGAGCCTGACCACCAATTTCTTCTACACCCACCGCTGCGATCCGAGGGAGCATCGGTGGTTCGAGTATCACGAAGGAACGTGGTTCGCCAAGGGACTCTACCATCTCGTCGGTTTTCTCTTCAACAAGCGTATGGCGGTGAATCTCTATCGGGGATTGATCCTGCCGGAAAAGGAGGCGGAGACCTATCTTTTCGACCGTGCGCACATGCTCTGTTTCCGCGTCGACTGGCGGCGTCCCGTCGAGGATTTCCCCGAAGAGGTGCCCGAAGATTTGCCCGACATCGTCTTTCAGATGGGCAGCGGCCTCTATGGCGTGCGCGACGCCGGAGGGGCGTTTGATGAAGAGCGCTACCGCAAAGTGATGCGGTTTTGCCGGATGAGTGAAATCAAACTGGCGCAGGGGGCCAAGCAGACGGGCGGCAAGCTTCTGGCGTGCAAGGTGACCGAGGCGATCGCCTGGTATCGGGGCGTGGAGCCTTACAAGGATCTCTTCAGCCCCGACAGATTCCCCTATTTCGATTCTATCGGGGGACTCTTCGATTTCATCGGACGTCTCAAAAGGGTTTCCGGCAAACCGGTGGGCGTGAAGATCGTCATCTCTTCACGGGACGATATCATCCCCATCGCCGAAGCGATTCGGCAGCGTATCGATGCCCGCTCCCCGGACTACCCCGATTTTCTGACGATCGACGGGGGCGAGGGCGGCAGCGGTACGGCTCCTCTGGAGATGATGATGCGGGTGGGGCTCAATATCCGGGATGCGCTCTATCTGGCCGACACGGCACTGCGGGAGAAGGGGGTGAGAGGCGCGGTTCGGCTGATCGCCAGCGAAAAGGTGCTGACCCCCGACGATGTGGTGATCCTGCGGGCTCTGGGCGCCGATATGATCGCCATCGCGAGAGGGTTCATGATGAGTGCGGGATGTATTCGGGCCAGAGAGTGCAGCGGTGCCGGGGGCCGGCGCTGTCCCGTCGGCCTCGCGACGCAAGATAGAGCCAGACGGGCCTCCTTTCTCGTGGAACAGAAAGCCCGTCGCGTGGCCCGTTACCACGAGAGCCTGCTGGAAGGGTGCCGCGGGCTGCTGGCGGTCATGGGGAAGAGGTCGATCGACGAAGTGGGGCGTGACGACCTCTTTTTCAAAGAGGCCGGGGGGCGTGTCTATGAAAATCTCGACGACTATTTCGACGACAATTTTATCGGCACGCGTCGATGA
- a CDS encoding OmpA family protein: MTGVVALSLAAALTLGGCASKEPMPNNGEKTKQGALIGALAGAAVGAAVSKHHRGKGALIGAAAGGLLGGAVGYNLDKQAQEVADSMNTTVSQNEKEAIKYQDIVVTKHDTYVKITFKDKMMFETNRAEPTPEAREKIARLVDVLKNYPTTIVQVVGHTDSRGSYDYNLKLSQRRAFSVADILKNLGVTNKIYARGCSFSKPLVPNDSPEHMAMNRRVEIYLYPNEDSVIDACR; the protein is encoded by the coding sequence ATGACCGGAGTCGTCGCACTCTCGCTGGCGGCGGCGCTGACGCTGGGAGGGTGTGCCTCCAAAGAGCCGATGCCCAACAACGGGGAGAAGACCAAGCAGGGGGCCCTCATCGGGGCGCTGGCCGGCGCGGCGGTCGGTGCCGCTGTCAGCAAACATCATCGTGGTAAGGGGGCACTGATCGGCGCGGCAGCCGGCGGCCTGCTGGGCGGTGCCGTCGGCTACAACCTGGACAAGCAGGCCCAGGAGGTGGCCGACTCCATGAACACCACGGTCAGCCAGAACGAAAAAGAGGCGATTAAATACCAGGACATTGTCGTCACAAAGCATGACACCTACGTCAAAATCACCTTCAAAGACAAGATGATGTTCGAGACGAACCGGGCGGAACCGACCCCCGAAGCCCGCGAAAAGATCGCCCGCCTCGTCGATGTGCTGAAAAACTATCCCACCACCATCGTTCAAGTCGTCGGCCATACAGACAGCCGGGGCAGCTACGACTACAACCTGAAACTCTCCCAGCGCCGCGCTTTCAGCGTAGCCGATATTCTCAAAAACCTGGGGGTCACCAACAAAATCTATGCGAGGGGATGCTCCTTCTCCAAACCGCTGGTCCCCAATGATTCGCCCGAGCATATGGCGATGAACCGGAGGGTCGAAATCTACCTCTATCCCAACGAAGATTCGGTCATCGACGCGTGCCGATAA
- a CDS encoding HNH endonuclease has product MQIEAINELLNDKKRLLTDIYFELQKIFEEKYGPDTVVVMEVGTFFEVYEVNNDEMKIGKAKEIAELLNIQLTRKNKTILENSVANPLMAGWPAVSLDRYLSRLVQSKKYTVVLVRQKGVPPKVKRYIGNILSPGTNFDYLVEPTENYIVSLIVDINNGIYSCGYSAIDVSTGKTWLNEIHGTREDKTYALDEVFNMLQSYTTSELLLTLDDPSIDAEWIVRYLEIEGHISYTVGQTRHKIAYQNELFANVYNIRSFLSPIEYLDLERYPYASESLSLLIDFIIEHDAALIEKMNRPLFLGGRRFVYLGNNALEQLNIISRDPDEMTLLKLIDLTSTAIGKRLFKERLLNPICDAKELRSRYDLAEKVMEHTQNFANGLKEVYDLERILRRINLGKLHPFEVVYLHDSLKALERLVWEAKGVGVDVEEELRVRIEAFVREIEKTFVLEECAKYRRDQIESNIFQPGINLFVDQIVEENEKELAKLEAVRLHIENFFERSDSESEYVGIGWLESEGYFLTVTRTRFGMIEKELMESFLLLDGEHHFLKDFTYKKLKNSVKITAPLIESISRSIMANQSRIVALIKQSYVESLELLEKRYAQLLEQVIAFVGRFDVAIATARAAERYNYVRPEILERKEGEEAQTLEFVGLRHPLIESREENGIYIPNDLLMGDIPKPLEHDHVTLQAGEGKPVRGVLLYGINSSGKSSLMKSVGMAVIMAQAGFFVPAASMRFHLFDKLFTRIVSKDNLYKGLSTFAIEMMELKNIFNRAGRASLVLGDEISHGTETESALAIVASAVKRLHELGTLFIVATHLHKLTMLKTVTDLPGVVFLHLAVAYDEKSDALVYNRKLKPGSGSTLYGLEFARSLHMDKAFIETAYAVRESLGDAANALRQLKRRKKSRYNKELYLTACALCGAPVEEVHHIVPQAAADEKGRVGHFHANHRYNLIPLCKKHHRMVHEGKVIIQGFVMTDEGLQLRYSEIDQ; this is encoded by the coding sequence GTGCAGATCGAGGCGATCAACGAGCTTCTTAACGACAAAAAGCGGCTTTTGACCGACATCTATTTCGAACTTCAGAAGATCTTCGAGGAGAAGTACGGCCCCGACACGGTCGTGGTGATGGAGGTGGGGACCTTCTTCGAAGTCTACGAAGTGAACAACGACGAGATGAAGATCGGCAAGGCCAAGGAGATCGCCGAGCTGCTCAATATCCAGCTGACCCGCAAGAACAAGACGATTCTGGAAAACTCCGTCGCCAACCCGCTGATGGCGGGATGGCCCGCCGTCTCGCTGGACCGCTACCTCTCGCGGCTGGTACAGAGCAAGAAATATACGGTCGTGCTTGTACGCCAGAAGGGGGTTCCGCCCAAGGTCAAGCGCTACATCGGCAACATCCTCTCCCCCGGAACCAATTTCGACTACCTGGTGGAGCCGACCGAAAACTACATCGTCAGCCTCATCGTCGACATCAACAACGGCATCTACTCCTGCGGTTACAGCGCCATCGACGTCAGTACCGGGAAAACCTGGCTCAACGAGATTCACGGCACGAGAGAGGACAAGACCTACGCCCTGGACGAAGTCTTCAACATGCTCCAGAGCTACACCACCTCCGAACTGCTGCTGACCCTCGACGACCCTTCCATCGACGCGGAGTGGATCGTCCGCTACCTCGAAATCGAGGGGCACATCAGCTACACGGTAGGTCAGACCCGCCACAAAATCGCCTACCAGAACGAGCTCTTCGCCAACGTCTACAACATCCGCTCCTTTTTAAGCCCCATCGAGTACCTGGACCTGGAGCGCTACCCCTACGCCTCCGAGTCGCTCTCCCTGCTCATCGACTTCATCATCGAACACGACGCGGCGCTCATCGAGAAGATGAACCGGCCTCTTTTTCTGGGCGGGCGGCGTTTCGTCTATCTGGGCAACAATGCGTTGGAGCAGCTCAATATCATCAGCCGCGATCCGGACGAGATGACGCTGCTCAAACTCATCGACCTCACCTCCACCGCCATCGGCAAGCGCCTCTTCAAGGAGCGGCTGCTCAACCCCATCTGTGACGCCAAGGAGCTTCGAAGCCGCTACGACCTGGCCGAAAAGGTAATGGAGCACACCCAGAATTTCGCCAACGGGCTGAAAGAGGTCTACGACCTGGAACGGATCCTTCGGCGGATCAATCTGGGCAAACTCCACCCCTTTGAAGTGGTCTACCTGCACGACTCCCTCAAAGCGCTGGAGCGGCTGGTCTGGGAGGCCAAAGGGGTGGGCGTCGACGTGGAGGAGGAGCTTCGCGTCCGCATCGAGGCCTTCGTCAGGGAGATCGAAAAGACCTTTGTGCTGGAAGAGTGCGCCAAATACCGCCGGGACCAGATCGAGAGCAACATTTTCCAGCCGGGTATCAATCTCTTTGTGGACCAGATCGTCGAGGAGAACGAGAAGGAGCTGGCCAAACTGGAGGCGGTGCGGCTGCACATCGAAAACTTCTTCGAACGCAGCGACAGCGAGAGCGAATATGTGGGCATCGGCTGGCTGGAGAGCGAGGGCTATTTCCTGACCGTCACCCGCACCCGCTTCGGCATGATCGAAAAGGAGCTGATGGAGAGTTTCCTGTTGCTTGACGGAGAGCACCATTTCCTCAAAGACTTCACCTACAAGAAGCTCAAAAACAGCGTCAAGATCACGGCGCCGCTGATCGAGTCGATCTCCCGTTCCATCATGGCCAACCAGTCCCGCATTGTCGCGCTCATCAAACAGAGCTACGTAGAATCCCTGGAGCTGCTGGAGAAGCGCTACGCCCAGCTTCTGGAACAGGTCATCGCCTTCGTGGGGCGCTTCGATGTGGCGATCGCCACGGCGCGGGCCGCGGAGCGCTACAACTATGTCCGGCCCGAGATTCTGGAGAGGAAGGAGGGGGAGGAGGCCCAGACGCTGGAGTTCGTGGGCCTGCGCCATCCGCTTATCGAGTCGCGGGAAGAGAACGGCATCTACATTCCCAACGACCTTCTGATGGGCGACATCCCAAAGCCCCTGGAACACGACCATGTGACGCTGCAGGCCGGCGAGGGCAAGCCGGTGCGGGGGGTATTGCTCTACGGCATCAACTCCAGCGGCAAAAGCTCCCTGATGAAGAGCGTGGGGATGGCGGTCATCATGGCGCAGGCGGGCTTTTTCGTCCCCGCCGCGTCGATGCGCTTCCACCTCTTCGACAAGCTTTTCACCCGCATCGTCAGTAAGGACAACCTCTACAAGGGGCTCAGTACCTTCGCCATCGAGATGATGGAGCTCAAGAACATCTTCAACCGGGCCGGGCGCGCGTCGCTGGTGCTGGGCGATGAGATCAGCCACGGCACGGAGACCGAGTCGGCGCTGGCCATCGTCGCCAGCGCCGTCAAACGGCTCCACGAACTGGGGACCCTCTTCATCGTGGCGACCCACCTGCACAAACTGACGATGCTCAAGACTGTCACCGACCTTCCGGGCGTGGTCTTTTTGCATTTGGCGGTGGCGTATGACGAAAAGAGTGACGCCCTCGTTTACAACCGGAAGCTCAAACCGGGTTCGGGCAGCACCCTTTACGGGCTGGAGTTTGCCAGGTCGCTCCATATGGACAAAGCCTTCATTGAAACCGCCTATGCGGTGCGGGAATCCCTGGGGGACGCCGCCAATGCGCTGCGTCAGCTGAAACGGCGCAAAAAGAGCCGTTACAACAAGGAACTCTACCTCACGGCCTGCGCCCTGTGCGGCGCGCCGGTGGAGGAGGTGCACCACATCGTGCCCCAGGCGGCTGCGGACGAGAAGGGGCGGGTCGGCCATTTCCACGCCAACCACCGCTACAACCTCATTCCCCTGTGCAAAAAGCACCACCGGATGGTGCATGAAGGGAAAGTGATCATCCAGGGGTTCGTCATGACCGACGAGGGGCTGCAACTTCGGTATAGCGAGATTGATCAATAG
- a CDS encoding DUF2231 domain-containing protein, with the protein MNLPVIDIPVKLPFEVPLLIHPIFVHFAIAIPVIVFLLEIANIKARNRAVSVTSLFLMTLALLVYAGAFFAGKADGSHAWALLSPDAQKELKFHKLLGTYLVYGMGVLYLLKLLAMLVKRPWARDFFLAMLLIFIGVLFKQGKDGGELVYEYGVNVEAVSKLQDKIDDMEYQIDDLKTQVQKAKAAAAAPAATQEAPANQEAPAAQEPKSEESAPATEETAPAEPHEPATEEPAHSAAEAVKSQVEEKAQKAAEEATEEAAHTMETAGDALKKSAEEAAGAAVEGNDTTPVEIPTH; encoded by the coding sequence ATGAATCTTCCCGTCATCGACATACCCGTCAAACTTCCGTTTGAGGTACCTCTGCTGATTCACCCTATCTTCGTCCATTTCGCCATTGCGATCCCCGTCATCGTCTTTTTGCTGGAGATCGCCAACATCAAGGCCCGCAACCGTGCCGTCAGCGTCACGTCGCTCTTTCTGATGACCCTGGCGCTGCTGGTCTATGCCGGCGCTTTCTTTGCGGGAAAGGCCGACGGCTCCCATGCCTGGGCGCTCCTTTCGCCCGATGCCCAGAAGGAGCTGAAGTTCCACAAACTGCTGGGAACCTACCTGGTCTACGGCATGGGGGTTCTCTACCTGCTTAAACTCCTGGCGATGCTCGTCAAGCGCCCCTGGGCCAGGGATTTCTTCCTCGCCATGCTGCTTATCTTCATCGGCGTCCTCTTTAAACAGGGCAAAGACGGCGGCGAGCTTGTCTATGAATATGGCGTCAATGTGGAAGCGGTCAGTAAACTGCAGGACAAAATCGACGACATGGAGTACCAGATCGATGACCTGAAAACGCAAGTGCAGAAGGCGAAAGCCGCGGCGGCCGCTCCTGCCGCTACCCAGGAGGCGCCTGCCAACCAGGAAGCCCCCGCCGCCCAGGAGCCCAAGAGTGAAGAGAGCGCTCCTGCAACCGAAGAGACAGCCCCCGCCGAACCCCATGAACCTGCAACCGAGGAGCCGGCCCACTCCGCTGCCGAAGCGGTGAAGTCGCAGGTGGAGGAGAAGGCCCAGAAGGCGGCGGAAGAAGCGACGGAAGAGGCGGCCCACACGATGGAAACGGCCGGTGACGCCCTTAAAAAGAGCGCCGAAGAGGCTGCCGGAGCCGCAGTGGAAGGGAACGATACGACCCCCGTCGAAATTCCGACCCACTGA
- a CDS encoding IGHMBP2 family helicase: MAPKRPLPFVLPASLPERQRQQRLRRYKIKPSNIARTFEGDGWILYIPTKKSYFNLPKEMVPSRELEHRIRTIHDYVEEYKALIDVERRAEMEAQMREIRSTSGKEREFFGRAVLGLKGRSAGRKFDLYLVRFGRERAIETEIAGGDIVLVSRGDPLKSDLTATVMQVGRNFIEAAFAQKPPKWVRDDGIRLDLFVNDVTFKRMESNLERLRHIEPPYARVRDIVIGLAEAKGAMPAHFEPENGTLNDAQRQAVATALGSGEIALIHGPPGTGKTTTVVEAILQLTKRGKKVLATADSNVAVDNMLEKLAEKKGVKPVRIGHPARIDAKLERFSLMAMMEQDPRARQVERMLEEAKALVDERNRHSKPTPARLRGMGRERVKTLAATGRSYRGVDIKTIQSMARWIAEDEKVERFYGAIRELEEAMVREILEKADVVLSTNGMIGSEAMEGMRFDVAVVDEGSQQMEPSTLMALTRVPKAVLAGDHRQLPPTVVSNLDLLKRSLFERLMERNLPSVMLDLQYRMNETVMDFPNRLMYEGRLQAHPSVAGRRLRLEKMPREEPEAAMAAPESPVVFADTSGLDAHERLPERSTSYENPTEAAWVVKVAETLVRCGVAEEDIGIITPYLSQVKLIRRLLEAKGLACETKSVDGFQGREKEVILISFVRSNVAKEIGFVKDRRRLNVAMTRARSKLVMVGDVRTLEPNDPYDRLLVWVRKHGKVVLLE; this comes from the coding sequence ATGGCGCCCAAGCGCCCGCTCCCTTTCGTTTTGCCCGCGTCGCTTCCGGAGCGGCAGCGGCAGCAGCGGCTCCGCCGCTACAAAATCAAACCCTCCAATATCGCCCGGACCTTTGAGGGGGACGGGTGGATCCTCTACATCCCCACCAAAAAGAGCTACTTCAACCTTCCCAAAGAGATGGTTCCCAGCCGCGAGTTGGAGCACCGCATACGGACCATCCACGACTATGTGGAGGAGTACAAAGCCCTCATCGATGTGGAGCGGCGGGCGGAGATGGAGGCGCAGATGCGGGAGATCCGCTCCACCAGCGGTAAGGAGCGGGAGTTTTTCGGACGGGCGGTCCTCGGGCTCAAAGGGCGTAGCGCCGGGAGGAAATTTGACCTCTACCTCGTCCGTTTCGGCCGGGAGAGAGCCATCGAAACCGAAATCGCCGGCGGCGACATCGTACTGGTGAGCCGGGGCGACCCCCTCAAAAGCGACCTGACGGCGACGGTGATGCAGGTGGGGCGCAACTTCATCGAAGCGGCCTTCGCGCAGAAACCGCCCAAATGGGTCCGCGACGACGGAATCCGGCTGGACCTTTTCGTCAACGATGTCACCTTCAAGCGAATGGAGAGCAATCTGGAGCGGCTGCGGCACATCGAGCCGCCCTATGCGAGGGTCCGGGACATCGTCATCGGCCTGGCGGAGGCGAAGGGGGCGATGCCTGCTCATTTCGAACCCGAAAACGGTACGCTCAACGACGCCCAGCGGCAGGCGGTGGCGACGGCACTGGGCAGCGGCGAGATCGCCCTGATCCACGGCCCTCCTGGCACGGGAAAGACGACGACGGTGGTGGAGGCGATCCTCCAGTTGACGAAGCGGGGCAAAAAGGTGCTGGCGACCGCCGATTCCAACGTGGCGGTGGACAATATGCTGGAAAAACTGGCCGAAAAAAAGGGCGTCAAGCCGGTGCGCATCGGCCATCCGGCGCGCATCGACGCGAAACTGGAGCGCTTCAGCCTGATGGCGATGATGGAGCAGGACCCCCGCGCAAGGCAGGTGGAGAGGATGCTGGAAGAGGCGAAGGCCCTGGTGGATGAGCGCAACCGCCACAGCAAACCGACGCCGGCGCGGCTGCGGGGCATGGGCAGGGAGCGGGTCAAAACCCTGGCCGCGACGGGTAGAAGCTACCGTGGGGTCGATATCAAAACCATCCAGTCCATGGCCCGATGGATCGCCGAGGATGAGAAGGTCGAACGTTTCTACGGCGCGATCCGGGAGTTGGAGGAGGCGATGGTGCGGGAGATTCTCGAAAAGGCCGACGTGGTTCTCTCCACCAACGGAATGATCGGCTCCGAAGCGATGGAGGGGATGCGTTTCGACGTGGCCGTAGTGGACGAAGGGAGCCAGCAGATGGAGCCTTCGACCCTGATGGCGCTGACCAGGGTGCCCAAAGCGGTATTGGCGGGAGATCACCGGCAACTGCCGCCCACGGTCGTCAGCAACCTGGACCTGCTCAAACGCTCCCTCTTCGAGCGGCTGATGGAGCGCAACCTCCCCTCGGTGATGCTTGACCTCCAATACAGGATGAACGAAACGGTGATGGATTTCCCCAACCGCCTCATGTACGAAGGAAGGCTCCAAGCCCACCCGTCGGTGGCCGGGCGGAGGCTGCGCCTTGAGAAGATGCCCCGGGAGGAACCGGAAGCGGCGATGGCGGCACCGGAGTCTCCCGTGGTATTCGCCGATACGTCGGGGCTGGATGCCCACGAACGCCTGCCGGAGCGTTCCACCTCCTATGAAAACCCGACGGAAGCGGCATGGGTCGTGAAGGTGGCCGAAACGCTGGTGCGATGCGGGGTGGCCGAGGAGGATATCGGCATCATTACCCCCTACCTCTCCCAGGTGAAGCTCATCCGCAGGCTGCTGGAGGCGAAAGGGCTCGCCTGTGAAACCAAAAGCGTCGACGGGTTTCAGGGGCGGGAGAAGGAGGTGATCCTCATCTCCTTCGTCCGCTCCAACGTCGCCAAGGAGATCGGCTTCGTCAAAGACCGCCGCCGTCTCAATGTGGCGATGACCCGTGCCCGGTCGAAACTGGTGATGGTGGGAGATGTCCGGACACTGGAACCCAACGATCCTTACGATCGGCTGTTAGTATGGGTTCGAAAGCATGGGAAGGTCGTGCTGCTGGAGTGA